A window from Chitinivibrionales bacterium encodes these proteins:
- the prs gene encoding ribose-phosphate diphosphokinase, translating to MRDKEQERTAEEQPWFPPRGKLLLAGCRSGEVFTEGVYNAYRRLYDNEFSEGEIAYLKNIDSSFSDSETYVRLQRHVGGCDVFLFQSLKNPTDGSDINDNYCALLIAARAFREHGARHVTAVLPYLAYSRQDKPTRFKREPTTAALMANLAQRAGIDRVVTWHPHSRQIHGFYGNTPVNELEPLTYFVNQFKDMKGRDDVTVVAPDAGAAKMAIAISERLHVAHAIASKSRPGPEKVEHAEIIGDFSNKTTAIICDDIISSGQTIEKVVQKLTGELGITKIYICISHCLYAPKAYEALERMHEQNGMQCCIVTDSIPPTEKFSSLHGFHIHSLTHTFARVIHNIHREISVSKAFFL from the coding sequence ATGCGTGACAAGGAACAGGAGAGAACTGCCGAAGAGCAACCTTGGTTTCCTCCACGTGGCAAGCTGCTTTTGGCAGGATGTCGTTCCGGGGAGGTTTTTACCGAAGGTGTTTACAATGCTTATCGCCGGCTGTACGACAATGAGTTTTCTGAAGGAGAAATTGCCTACCTAAAGAATATCGATTCTTCCTTTTCCGATTCGGAGACCTATGTCCGATTGCAGCGACATGTAGGCGGGTGTGATGTGTTTCTTTTTCAGTCTTTGAAAAATCCCACGGATGGTTCCGATATTAATGACAATTACTGTGCCCTGCTCATTGCTGCCCGTGCTTTTCGGGAACATGGAGCAAGGCATGTCACAGCAGTGCTTCCTTATCTTGCCTATTCCCGGCAGGATAAACCAACCAGATTTAAACGCGAGCCCACAACCGCCGCGCTCATGGCGAATCTTGCCCAGAGGGCGGGAATCGATCGGGTGGTCACCTGGCATCCTCACAGTAGACAAATACATGGTTTCTATGGTAACACACCGGTCAATGAGCTCGAACCATTAACATATTTTGTCAATCAGTTCAAGGATATGAAAGGACGGGATGATGTAACGGTTGTGGCGCCGGATGCCGGTGCGGCCAAAATGGCAATCGCCATAAGTGAACGTCTGCATGTTGCTCATGCCATAGCATCAAAAAGCCGCCCGGGGCCCGAAAAAGTCGAGCATGCCGAGATTATCGGTGATTTCAGCAACAAAACAACAGCAATTATATGCGATGACATAATCAGCAGCGGACAGACAATTGAAAAAGTCGTTCAGAAACTAACCGGCGAATTAGGAATTACAAAAATCTACATATGCATTTCTCACTGTCTCTACGCTCCAAAGGCATATGAAGCTCTTGAGCGTATGCACGAACAGAACGGGATGCAGTGCTGTATTGTTACCGACAGTATTCCACCAACAGAAAAATTTTCTTCACTGCACGGCTTTCATATTCATTCTCTTACCCATACTTTCGCCCGGGTAATTCATAACATCCACCGCGAAATTTCGGTAAGTAAGGCCTTTTTTCTTTAA
- a CDS encoding sigma-70 family RNA polymerase sigma factor translates to MKKGEKLASKMPIVDDDSILIYLSEIAKYKPLATAEEAELGRRIKRDDKAALAKLIKSNLRFVVSVARTYEHQGLPLADLINEGNLGLIKAAYKFDDTKNFRFISYAVWWIRQSILKALADHSRAVKLPVNKVGQIQNVDRERTRLQQKLGRPPSRKEIAESLGAKEDSVAESLRLLDKTLSLNSPVATNQSRQYIDLITDNESESPDEVIERESKFDRIAGILHVLPLREREILCMYYGFGYDVTFTLDEIGRKLSLTRERVRQLRDRALERLRDENVIAALKKTET, encoded by the coding sequence GTGAAAAAAGGAGAAAAACTGGCAAGCAAGATGCCGATCGTCGATGACGATTCGATTCTGATTTATTTAAGTGAGATAGCGAAGTACAAGCCGCTTGCTACAGCCGAAGAAGCGGAGTTGGGGCGGCGTATCAAGCGTGATGATAAAGCTGCATTGGCTAAATTGATAAAATCAAATTTACGATTTGTCGTGAGTGTCGCTCGTACCTATGAACATCAGGGGTTGCCCCTTGCAGATTTGATTAATGAAGGTAATCTGGGGCTTATCAAGGCTGCATATAAATTTGACGACACCAAGAATTTCCGTTTTATCTCCTATGCAGTATGGTGGATCAGGCAGTCGATTTTAAAAGCTCTCGCCGATCATTCGCGCGCGGTAAAACTGCCGGTCAATAAAGTGGGACAGATACAGAATGTCGACCGGGAACGCACCCGACTGCAGCAGAAGCTTGGCCGTCCACCAAGCCGAAAGGAAATAGCAGAATCGCTTGGTGCAAAAGAAGATAGTGTAGCCGAAAGCTTGCGTCTTCTGGACAAGACCCTGTCGTTGAATTCTCCTGTTGCTACAAATCAGAGCCGCCAGTATATCGATTTGATCACCGACAATGAATCGGAATCTCCCGATGAGGTGATCGAGCGGGAATCGAAATTTGATAGAATCGCCGGTATCCTGCATGTTCTGCCCTTACGGGAGCGTGAGATTTTATGCATGTATTATGGTTTCGGCTATGATGTAACCTTTACGCTTGATGAGATCGGCAGAAAGCTGAGTCTGACCCGTGAACGGGTACGGCAGTTGCGTGATCGGGCTTTAGAACGTCTGCGGGATGAAAATGTGATTGCTGCGTTGAAAAAGACGGAAACCTGA
- a CDS encoding 4Fe-4S dicluster domain-containing protein — translation MKAVVDQDTCIGCELCANTCPEVFEMNDDGKAQTVKDDIPEDLQESAQEAADGCPVDCISIT, via the coding sequence ATGAAAGCAGTGGTTGATCAGGATACATGTATTGGATGCGAATTATGCGCGAATACATGCCCCGAAGTGTTTGAGATGAATGATGACGGCAAAGCACAAACGGTGAAGGACGACATCCCTGAAGATCTTCAGGAGAGCGCTCAGGAAGCTGCGGATGGTTGTCCTGTTGATTGCATTTCCATTACATAA
- a CDS encoding glycosyltransferase: MKIVMMTNTYAPFVGGVEKSIKGFSEEYRKHGHEVLIVAPVFENMPDHEENVVRLPAIQNFNGTDFSVQLPIPGILGKKLNDFGPDIIHSHHPYLVGDTALRAAAEYAIPIVFTFHTYYERYTHYVPGDSPALQRFAASLAIGYANLCSHIIAPSSSVRKDLAGRGVVTPISVIPTGINLNLFSNGNGNRFRAKEGIGADKKVIGFVSRLAPEKNIHFLGEAVAQYLEMDRDAHYIVAGSGPSRDELLEIFSRHKVGDRVHAPGTLKGQQLVDCYHAMDMFAFASQTETQGLVLAEAMACGVPVVALDGPGIRDVVENDRNGLVVHKKEIAVFVESLQNFFRHDSEKIHSMRQEALDTARRFTLPACARKAMQLYERLLAEKRYGKRIEGSVWDKSRRLIKAEWELMSNMAKSMQSAVKGSKSE, encoded by the coding sequence ATGAAAATAGTAATGATGACCAATACCTATGCACCCTTTGTAGGAGGTGTGGAAAAATCGATAAAAGGATTCAGCGAAGAGTATCGCAAACACGGGCATGAAGTCCTTATCGTAGCTCCCGTTTTTGAAAATATGCCCGATCATGAAGAAAATGTAGTTCGATTACCCGCCATACAGAATTTTAACGGCACCGATTTTTCGGTTCAATTACCGATACCCGGAATTCTTGGAAAGAAACTCAATGATTTTGGGCCCGATATAATTCATTCGCACCATCCCTATCTGGTCGGGGATACCGCTTTACGGGCCGCTGCAGAGTATGCCATTCCTATTGTATTTACCTTTCACACCTACTATGAGCGTTACACTCATTATGTTCCCGGTGATTCGCCGGCCTTGCAACGCTTTGCGGCATCCCTTGCCATTGGATATGCGAATTTATGCTCTCACATAATAGCACCGTCAAGCAGCGTGCGTAAAGATCTGGCGGGAAGAGGGGTTGTTACCCCCATATCGGTAATTCCTACCGGTATCAATCTCAATCTTTTCAGTAATGGAAACGGTAATCGTTTCCGTGCGAAAGAAGGGATTGGCGCCGATAAGAAGGTGATTGGATTTGTAAGCCGGCTGGCGCCGGAAAAAAACATACATTTTCTGGGTGAAGCCGTTGCACAATATCTTGAGATGGACAGGGATGCCCATTACATTGTTGCCGGCAGCGGACCATCACGGGATGAACTTCTGGAAATATTTAGCCGGCACAAGGTGGGCGATCGGGTTCATGCGCCTGGAACACTCAAAGGCCAGCAACTTGTCGATTGCTATCATGCAATGGATATGTTTGCCTTTGCATCGCAAACCGAAACCCAGGGACTGGTACTTGCCGAGGCCATGGCCTGCGGCGTTCCGGTTGTTGCACTTGATGGTCCGGGAATTCGTGATGTAGTTGAGAATGACAGAAATGGCCTGGTTGTACATAAAAAGGAGATTGCCGTTTTTGTTGAATCGCTACAGAATTTTTTCAGGCATGACTCAGAAAAGATACATTCCATGCGGCAGGAAGCACTGGACACCGCCCGGCGTTTTACGTTGCCTGCTTGTGCCCGAAAGGCAATGCAATTGTACGAACGGCTTCTGGCGGAAAAACGATATGGAAAACGTATTGAAGGGTCCGTCTGGGACAAAAGCCGACGTCTGATTAAAGCAGAATGGGAACTGATGTCGAATATGGCCAAATCGATGCAGTCAGCGGTAAAAGGCAGCAAATCTGAATAG
- a CDS encoding YihY family inner membrane protein, giving the protein MGELLFKLKALKDFIGEVIKEWGNDKGWLLSAALAFYSLFSLAPLLIITIAIAGIIFGQSNAEDAIISHLQSLAGERGTRALKNIAFEISLAGKSIPAMLVGFAALFIGASTLFFQMRHSLNEIWKAEQPNEKFFIGYIKARVTAFIIAVGGGILVLVSLISSSLLSALAEQLEPAFGQLIILWKTLDFVLSYAVLTVLFAMLYKYVPDAHIKWKDVWVGAITASLLYNAAKFLISLYLGHSSVGSAYGAAGSLVVLLVWINISAQIFLLGGEVAQVYARHKGRIIAH; this is encoded by the coding sequence ATGGGTGAACTTCTATTCAAACTGAAAGCCTTAAAAGACTTTATCGGAGAAGTTATTAAAGAATGGGGTAACGATAAAGGATGGCTTCTTTCGGCGGCACTGGCTTTTTATTCACTATTCTCATTGGCCCCTCTTCTGATTATCACCATTGCCATAGCGGGTATTATCTTCGGCCAGTCCAACGCTGAAGATGCCATAATTTCTCACCTACAGTCGCTTGCCGGGGAACGCGGAACGCGGGCATTGAAAAACATTGCCTTTGAGATCAGCCTTGCCGGTAAAAGTATTCCGGCGATGCTGGTCGGTTTTGCCGCGCTTTTCATCGGCGCTTCGACTCTCTTCTTTCAAATGCGTCATTCATTAAATGAGATCTGGAAGGCTGAACAACCAAATGAAAAATTCTTTATCGGCTACATTAAAGCGCGGGTAACTGCATTTATCATAGCGGTGGGAGGAGGGATATTAGTGCTTGTCTCACTGATCAGCAGCTCCCTTCTTTCGGCACTGGCCGAACAACTGGAACCGGCTTTCGGTCAGCTTATTATTCTCTGGAAAACACTTGACTTTGTGCTCTCCTACGCTGTTTTGACTGTGTTGTTCGCCATGCTGTATAAATATGTTCCCGATGCCCATATCAAATGGAAGGACGTGTGGGTAGGAGCAATCACCGCATCCTTACTCTATAATGCCGCTAAATTTCTGATCAGTCTGTATCTTGGACATAGCAGTGTCGGTTCGGCCTATGGAGCCGCAGGCTCTCTGGTCGTGCTTCTTGTCTGGATTAACATTTCGGCTCAAATATTTCTTCTTGGCGGTGAAGTTGCTCAGGTTTACGCCAGACATAAAGGCCGTATTATTGCGCATTAA
- a CDS encoding aldo/keto reductase: protein MEIPATTGTTLQPDTRFVIADGIKMPIIGFGTFQLEPGEETERSVLLALEHGYRLIDTAAIYNNEKEVGSAIRKSGIPREEIFVTTKLWNDAHGRNKAKEAFQRSLDALQTSYIDLYLIHWPESGALVETWQSLIELANGGECRSIGVSNFEQDHINQIVEATSVVPSVNQIKFNVYEYPRELTDYCFENNIAVEAYSPIAQGKYGKDSRLESIAGKYGRSIIQVMLRWALQKGTIVIPRSSKEEHISENIDLFGFELSDEDIMKLDTIGES, encoded by the coding sequence ATGGAAATCCCAGCAACTACAGGGACGACACTCCAGCCCGATACCCGTTTTGTAATTGCCGACGGCATCAAAATGCCGATCATCGGCTTCGGTACTTTTCAACTGGAGCCCGGTGAAGAAACCGAGCGTTCGGTTTTGCTGGCACTCGAACACGGCTATCGATTGATCGATACCGCCGCAATTTACAATAATGAAAAAGAGGTCGGTTCAGCAATTCGCAAAAGCGGAATCCCCCGTGAAGAGATTTTTGTGACCACCAAATTATGGAATGATGCTCATGGCCGGAATAAGGCGAAGGAAGCGTTTCAGCGGAGTCTTGACGCGCTGCAGACGTCTTATATCGATCTCTATCTGATTCACTGGCCCGAAAGCGGTGCGCTGGTTGAAACCTGGCAGTCCCTTATCGAGTTGGCAAACGGCGGCGAATGCCGTTCTATCGGTGTCAGCAATTTCGAGCAGGATCATATCAACCAGATTGTCGAGGCAACATCGGTGGTTCCATCCGTAAATCAGATTAAATTCAACGTTTATGAATATCCCAGGGAATTGACCGATTACTGTTTTGAAAATAATATTGCCGTTGAGGCCTACTCACCTATAGCCCAGGGGAAATACGGCAAAGACAGCCGTCTGGAATCTATCGCCGGCAAATATGGACGGTCGATTATCCAGGTAATGCTGCGATGGGCCTTACAAAAAGGAACAATCGTAATCCCCCGCTCTTCAAAGGAAGAACATATAAGCGAAAATATCGACTTGTTCGGTTTTGAATTGTCGGATGAAGATATAATGAAACTGGATACAATTGGGGAATCCTAA
- a CDS encoding ATP-binding cassette domain-containing protein — protein sequence MIVFDKVVFARGNRTILDGVSFSIAFDERVAVLGGSGEGKTTILSLIIGLQRPDSGIIRIGNDILNDKSEEELQKIRRSFAVVFQQGALFDSMTVGDNIAFPLREAGMNDPVKLEEKVRKLLGTVGVEHAIEYMPEELSGGMRRRVSIARALATERSKMFLYDEPTADLDPVNAEIIRNIINDLSSHGRGFIIVTHSVSDALLTAQRFLFLEKGSIVVDGNESSLKNVQKESVKKFVEQALKY from the coding sequence ATGATAGTTTTTGACAAAGTAGTTTTCGCTCGCGGTAATCGTACAATACTGGATGGGGTGAGTTTTTCAATTGCCTTTGATGAACGGGTGGCTGTTCTTGGAGGCAGTGGGGAAGGAAAAACCACGATACTCAGCCTGATAATTGGGCTTCAAAGGCCGGACAGCGGCATTATTCGTATTGGTAACGATATATTAAACGATAAAAGCGAGGAAGAATTGCAGAAGATACGGCGGAGCTTTGCAGTTGTTTTTCAGCAGGGCGCCTTATTCGATTCAATGACGGTTGGGGATAATATCGCGTTCCCTTTGCGGGAGGCAGGGATGAACGATCCTGTCAAACTGGAAGAAAAAGTGAGAAAGCTGCTTGGGACGGTGGGTGTTGAACATGCGATCGAGTACATGCCCGAAGAGTTGAGCGGAGGAATGCGGCGCCGCGTGTCGATAGCCAGAGCACTGGCTACCGAGCGATCAAAAATGTTTCTCTATGATGAACCGACTGCAGATCTCGATCCGGTGAATGCTGAAATTATCAGGAATATCATCAATGATCTTTCTTCCCATGGGAGAGGTTTTATTATTGTAACGCACAGTGTGTCTGATGCTCTGTTGACTGCACAACGGTTTCTTTTTTTAGAAAAGGGATCGATTGTTGTTGACGGCAATGAAAGCAGTCTGAAAAATGTACAGAAGGAGTCGGTAAAAAAGTTTGTCGAACAGGCGCTTAAATACTAA
- a CDS encoding MCE family protein: MAQTERNLFDRRKIIAWSALKVGIIISLGILIFFSAVFFSGVASRLFTPRDEISALFENASGLRPGSPVWLLGVEIGTVENIKFSNGQTLITFSVNRNAFNYIHANAEAYIRTIGILGDKYVEINPGSREAPLVDPGQRIEGKEAVEFEDILQTSTQSIAEVQSFLSRLDSIVAYIEKGEGSIAKLIRNPEFYQELYSTVNSLSSILGNVQESEGTFKKLVESPALYNQFLATTSSLRKFSRSLNDTSSTINRLTQDPQLYANATEAFERVSMLIGRMENGDGLFGLGQTDTLVQDLRSTLRSINVLVTDVQENPKKYFDFSVF; this comes from the coding sequence ATGGCACAAACAGAACGAAATCTCTTTGATCGTCGAAAAATTATTGCATGGTCGGCCCTTAAAGTAGGGATAATCATCAGTCTCGGCATTTTGATCTTTTTTTCGGCAGTGTTTTTTTCCGGTGTTGCAAGCAGGTTGTTTACGCCACGGGATGAAATTTCGGCACTGTTCGAGAATGCCAGCGGCCTTCGTCCGGGATCTCCGGTGTGGCTCCTGGGCGTTGAAATCGGCACCGTCGAAAATATCAAATTCAGTAACGGACAGACACTGATTACATTTTCTGTCAACCGTAATGCGTTCAACTATATTCACGCAAATGCAGAGGCCTATATCCGGACTATCGGTATTCTGGGCGACAAATATGTGGAAATCAACCCGGGGAGCAGGGAAGCCCCTCTTGTGGATCCAGGGCAGAGAATCGAGGGGAAAGAGGCTGTTGAGTTTGAAGATATTCTTCAGACAAGTACCCAGTCGATTGCAGAAGTGCAGAGCTTTTTATCCCGTCTCGACAGTATCGTGGCATATATTGAAAAGGGAGAAGGAAGCATTGCAAAACTGATTAGAAATCCTGAATTCTATCAGGAACTCTATAGTACCGTAAACAGCCTCTCCAGCATTCTGGGGAATGTTCAGGAATCCGAAGGAACATTCAAAAAGCTTGTTGAAAGTCCGGCTCTCTATAATCAGTTCCTTGCAACGACATCTTCACTGCGTAAATTCAGCCGCTCCCTAAATGATACCTCGAGTACAATTAACAGGCTGACTCAGGATCCCCAGTTGTATGCCAATGCAACCGAAGCTTTCGAACGGGTATCAATGCTTATCGGACGCATGGAAAACGGAGACGGTCTTTTTGGCCTGGGACAGACTGATACCCTGGTTCAGGATCTGAGATCTACCTTAAGAAGTATCAATGTTTTAGTAACCGATGTTCAGGAAAATCCGAAAAAATACTTTGATTTCTCGGTTTTTTAA
- a CDS encoding CBS domain-containing protein yields the protein MFGRRKKLFNLFGFDVKIDISWLIIAFLITWSLATGVFPYYYEGLTTGAYWIMGLLGAIGLFASIIVHEFCHSFVAKRFGLPMKGITLFVFGGVAEMDEEPPSAKAEFMMAIAGPIASIVIGGVILLLLNLIGAGLLTQPVYGVLQYLGSINLLLAAFNLLPAFPLDGGRVLRSGLWAWKKDLRKATRIASYSGNVFGFILIGLGVFSIFAGAFIGGMWWILLGIFLWQAAQVSYQRLVMRRALEGEPVMRFMNDHPVTINENTTIDQFVHDYVYRYHYKMFPVTQSDESLKCITTRDVKNVERDQWGSHTVGEIAHPCTTENTLTSNTDAVEALARMHKSGVSRMIITDENGHLQGIITLKDLIAFLSAKLDLEGEDSNTDVKSRIEEMKK from the coding sequence ATGTTTGGCAGACGGAAAAAATTATTTAACCTATTCGGATTTGATGTGAAAATTGATATAAGCTGGTTAATCATAGCTTTTCTAATCACCTGGTCATTGGCTACCGGTGTATTTCCTTATTATTATGAAGGCTTGACTACCGGCGCCTATTGGATAATGGGGCTGCTTGGCGCGATCGGACTCTTTGCCTCTATTATCGTCCACGAATTCTGCCATTCCTTTGTAGCCAAGCGATTTGGTTTACCGATGAAAGGGATAACACTTTTTGTTTTCGGGGGGGTAGCGGAAATGGATGAAGAACCTCCGAGTGCGAAGGCCGAATTCATGATGGCGATAGCGGGGCCGATCGCAAGTATCGTTATCGGCGGCGTCATCCTCCTGCTTCTTAATCTTATCGGCGCCGGTCTGCTTACTCAACCGGTGTACGGTGTGCTTCAATATCTGGGAAGTATTAATCTGCTGCTCGCAGCATTTAATTTACTGCCAGCATTCCCCCTTGACGGGGGCCGGGTTTTACGTTCGGGCTTATGGGCCTGGAAAAAGGATCTCCGTAAAGCAACCCGGATTGCATCGTACAGTGGTAATGTCTTCGGGTTTATACTGATCGGCCTTGGAGTATTCAGTATATTTGCCGGCGCCTTTATCGGCGGCATGTGGTGGATACTGCTTGGAATCTTTCTCTGGCAGGCAGCACAGGTTTCCTACCAACGGCTGGTTATGCGGCGGGCCCTCGAAGGCGAGCCGGTCATGCGCTTCATGAACGACCACCCCGTAACCATCAATGAAAATACCACCATCGATCAGTTCGTTCATGATTATGTTTACCGGTATCACTACAAAATGTTTCCGGTCACTCAAAGCGATGAATCACTGAAGTGTATAACCACTCGAGATGTAAAAAATGTAGAACGCGATCAGTGGGGATCACACACCGTTGGAGAGATTGCTCATCCCTGTACCACAGAAAACACACTCACTTCCAACACCGATGCTGTGGAAGCACTTGCCCGAATGCACAAGTCCGGGGTGAGTAGAATGATTATCACCGATGAAAACGGTCATCTTCAGGGAATAATCACCCTCAAAGACCTTATCGCTTTCCTCTCGGCAAAACTTGACCTTGAAGGAGAGGATTCCAATACTGACGTTAAAAGCCGGATAGAGGAAATGAAGAAATAA
- the amrS gene encoding AmmeMemoRadiSam system radical SAM enzyme yields MDHEAMLYEKQDGSLTQCFLCAHNCLIKPGKYGFCEMRQNISGDLITYAYGEVIARDIDPIEKKTMYHFLPATKTASIAAQGNNFKCTYCQSLESSLHGEHNGEIAGTPLTPEAVVRHAKRNGCKSITYTYTEPTIFFEYAFDIARMASRRNLKNIFVTNGYMTTPALDTIAPFLDACNVDLKSFRDDFYRKVCSAKLQPVLDSIAHMRKLGLWLEISTVIIPEQNDSEEEIKDIARFIAGISEDIPWHVNRFYPDYNAMDVQPTSLHALERAQQIGREAGLKYVYIGNALVASNTLCPNCNTLLIKREGDTVVENNIHNSSCPSCNHEIAGVWGQEIAVHQPVGSNATE; encoded by the coding sequence ATGGATCACGAGGCAATGCTGTATGAAAAACAAGACGGCTCGCTAACCCAATGTTTTCTGTGTGCCCACAATTGCCTGATCAAACCGGGGAAGTATGGTTTCTGCGAGATGCGTCAGAATATTTCCGGTGATTTGATTACCTATGCCTATGGTGAGGTAATTGCACGGGATATCGACCCGATAGAAAAGAAAACGATGTATCATTTTCTTCCTGCAACAAAAACAGCATCGATTGCTGCGCAGGGAAACAATTTCAAGTGTACCTATTGTCAAAGCCTTGAGTCTTCTTTGCATGGGGAGCACAATGGTGAAATTGCCGGCACTCCGTTAACTCCTGAGGCCGTTGTACGGCATGCGAAAAGAAATGGTTGTAAAAGCATTACCTACACATATACCGAACCCACAATATTTTTTGAATATGCTTTTGATATTGCTCGAATGGCATCACGGCGGAATCTGAAGAACATTTTTGTGACCAACGGGTACATGACCACTCCGGCGCTTGATACAATTGCTCCGTTTCTCGATGCTTGTAATGTGGATTTGAAATCTTTCAGGGATGATTTTTATCGCAAGGTGTGTAGTGCCAAGCTGCAGCCTGTGCTCGATTCTATTGCGCATATGAGAAAACTCGGGTTATGGCTGGAGATATCGACGGTTATAATTCCGGAACAGAATGATAGTGAAGAAGAAATCAAGGACATTGCGAGATTCATTGCCGGCATATCGGAGGATATTCCGTGGCATGTCAACCGGTTTTATCCCGATTATAATGCGATGGATGTTCAGCCGACTTCACTGCATGCACTCGAACGTGCACAGCAGATCGGGAGAGAAGCCGGGCTCAAGTATGTCTATATCGGTAATGCACTGGTAGCATCAAATACCTTATGTCCCAACTGTAACACACTGCTTATTAAGCGGGAAGGCGATACCGTTGTGGAAAACAACATCCATAATTCATCGTGTCCTTCGTGTAACCATGAAATAGCCGGAGTCTGGGGACAGGAAATAGCAGTTCACCAGCCGGTGGGATCGAATGCAACCGAATAG
- a CDS encoding response regulator, which yields MKKNVLIIHEDTILCERYVHRLRAENYTVAVAHTPQEGFKRVIKSRPDFIFLDELMAMGTEDFNIVDKLQHNKKTASIPIVLIKGLMRQSAIDIKKDVEDKGSRVIGEISVEESDSEVVNAIKGK from the coding sequence ATGAAAAAAAATGTATTGATTATTCACGAAGATACGATTTTATGCGAAAGATACGTTCATCGTTTAAGAGCAGAAAATTACACCGTAGCTGTCGCTCATACTCCGCAGGAAGGATTCAAACGTGTCATAAAATCGAGGCCCGATTTCATTTTTCTTGATGAACTCATGGCTATGGGAACAGAAGATTTCAACATAGTCGACAAATTGCAGCACAACAAAAAAACCGCCTCCATTCCCATTGTTCTCATTAAAGGACTTATGCGCCAGTCGGCGATCGATATTAAAAAGGATGTGGAAGACAAGGGAAGCCGAGTTATTGGAGAAATCAGCGTCGAAGAAAGCGATTCCGAGGTGGTGAATGCAATCAAGGGAAAATAA
- a CDS encoding hexose kinase, with protein sequence MTKQKVRIVTLTMNPSIDISMSADSVVAQHKIRCSTPRYESGGGGINVARVVISLGGSVHAVFPSGGNEGAMLQDLVKNSGIEYSNISTEKSTRMSFAVYDKSNENQFRFNAPGPSLTKQEWRQCLDYIEGFEPAPDYIVASGSLPPNVPDVFYEHIALCAKKRNIRFILDTSGTALKKGARKGVYLLKPNMREMRALSGKELDHEQEIIDTLKELIDKGTAEVIVLSLGAGGAFLATDKTVKRMHTPTVPIRSAVGAGDSMVGGITVALSQGKSISDSVRMGLAAGAAAVMTPGTELCRRDDVLSLYDKISTELE encoded by the coding sequence ATGACAAAGCAAAAAGTAAGAATTGTTACATTAACAATGAATCCGAGTATTGATATCAGTATGAGTGCCGACAGTGTCGTTGCGCAACATAAGATCCGCTGTTCAACGCCCCGGTATGAGTCTGGGGGAGGGGGAATTAATGTTGCCCGGGTAGTGATCTCACTGGGCGGTTCGGTCCATGCGGTTTTTCCTTCGGGTGGAAATGAAGGCGCTATGTTGCAAGACCTTGTCAAAAACAGCGGAATCGAATACTCGAATATTTCGACAGAAAAATCGACACGGATGAGTTTTGCAGTCTACGATAAATCCAACGAAAACCAGTTCCGTTTCAATGCACCAGGTCCGTCACTCACCAAACAGGAATGGCGGCAATGCCTCGATTATATCGAAGGTTTCGAACCGGCACCGGATTATATCGTTGCAAGCGGCAGTTTACCCCCCAATGTTCCCGATGTATTCTATGAACACATCGCGCTATGCGCAAAAAAGAGGAACATCCGTTTTATTCTCGACACCTCTGGAACCGCTTTGAAAAAAGGTGCCAGAAAGGGTGTGTACCTGCTAAAGCCCAACATGCGTGAAATGAGAGCCTTATCAGGAAAAGAACTTGATCACGAGCAGGAAATTATCGACACACTGAAGGAACTCATCGATAAGGGTACGGCCGAAGTTATTGTATTGTCACTCGGCGCCGGAGGCGCTTTTTTGGCAACCGATAAGACTGTCAAGCGTATGCATACACCGACCGTGCCGATTCGCAGCGCGGTTGGGGCGGGTGACAGCATGGTTGGTGGAATCACCGTTGCTCTCTCACAGGGGAAAAGCATCTCCGATTCAGTCCGCATGGGTCTTGCTGCGGGAGCTGCAGCTGTTATGACTCCCGGAACCGAACTCTGCAGACGGGATGATGTGCTGTCGTTATATGATAAAATCAGCACTGAACTTGAGTAA